Below is a genomic region from Polluticoccus soli.
TCGATTATCTATTCCTTGGCTTTAGTACAAGTGCGGCATTCAGCGCCACAGATGTGCTGCCACTTACCCACCGCGCCAAAATGCTGATGATGCTGCAAAGCTCTATATCGCTGATGACGATATTGGTGGTGATGTCTCGCGCGATAAACATATTGGCATAGAGCGATTCTATTTATCGATACATTTTGGGTCACTCATTGATATCACCGGACAATTTTACGCCCGCCTGCTACTTAATACATATTTATATATATTTAGAGTCTCAAAAACAGACTCTATGAAAAAGACCATTACCCTTTTTGCTCTACTAGTCACAGTGCTCACCAATACGTATGCACAAATACCCAACGGCAGTTTCGAGAACTGGACAACGGCGACAGGCTACAGCACACCTGACGGTTGGGATAATTTCAATCCTCTTACAACTTCATACAGCGTGTACACCTGCGAAAAAGGAACTACCAGCCCACCACATGGCAACGCATTCCTTATGCTCACCACCAAAGTCGTTGGAACTTCTACAGTACCGGGATTGGCAATGCTCGGCAAATACGATGCTGTTACCCAAAAGCCGAAATCAGGTGTGCCGTTTACTGGCCGCCCATCGCACCTCACGGGCAAATGGCAATACATGGCCTTCGGAACTGACACAGGCCGCATAGCGGTGTACCTAACTAAATGGAACAATACTACTCTTCAACGTGACCTGATCGGTCAGGTTGAATACGACCTGCCAGGAATGGTCATGTCATGGACATCTTTTGCAATACCCATTACCTATGTACACGGCACTATGCCAGACAGCGTCATCATCGGCCTTATATCAAGCAACAAGTCTTCAAACGCGGCTGCAGGTAGTTACTTATATGTAGACAGCCTGAACTTTACAGGTAGTGTACCGGATGGGATATCTGAGATCACGGATTCCAAATACAGCATAACACTTTCACCCAATCCCGCAAAAGACAACCTGTCTGTAGACTTCGGCGCTGTTGTTAGTGAGGATGTAATCCTGCAGGTGATAGATATCTATGGCAGGACTGTAACA
It encodes:
- a CDS encoding T9SS type A sorting domain-containing protein, with protein sequence MKKTITLFALLVTVLTNTYAQIPNGSFENWTTATGYSTPDGWDNFNPLTTSYSVYTCEKGTTSPPHGNAFLMLTTKVVGTSTVPGLAMLGKYDAVTQKPKSGVPFTGRPSHLTGKWQYMAFGTDTGRIAVYLTKWNNTTLQRDLIGQVEYDLPGMVMSWTSFAIPITYVHGTMPDSVIIGLISSNKSSNAAAGSYLYVDSLNFTGSVPDGISEITDSKYSITLSPNPAKDNLSVDFGAVVSEDVILQVIDIYGRTVTQATWARGQRVYSMQLNTVATGSYFVRSSVGEEIQMQRLVIE